The sequence TTTAGAACCATTCAAATTGTCTAGTTTTGATACAATTAACATGATTCTAATTTTAGACTCATTGTATAATATTTCTAACTTGCCGATTCCGTAGGAAATCTGGGACTATCCGTCTAGAGGATCGATATGCTCAAACAAATATTTACACCTTTTCTTCTCTCCATTCTACTCGTATCGTTCGCAAATTGTGAACCTTCTCCGGAAACCAAGGATTTGCAAGCGAAGGCTAAACAAATCATCGGCGCATTGCCGTCAAAAATGCCTGGTTCTGAAAATGATACCCAGGAACTTATTTCCCTTGGGAAAAAACTCTACTTTGAGAAAAAGTTATCTCTCAATGAAACTCAATCTTGTAACTCTTGTCACAACGTTGAAGGCAAGGCTGCAGGAGTGGACAATCTTCCAACTTCACCAGGTGCCTTTGGAAAAAATGGAGATAGAAATTCTCCAACGGTTTTAAATGCAGGATTTCACTTTGTTCAATTCTGGGACGGTCGTGCGGCTGATTTAAAAGCACAGGCAAAAGGTCCAATTCTAAACCCAGTTGAGATGGCAATGCCTTCAGAGGCTGAAGTTTTGAAGCGAATTAACGCAGATGCCGATTATCCTGCTTTATTTGCAAAAGCTTTCCCTAATGATAAAACTCCAGTGACTTACGAAAACTTGGCAGGCGCGATTGCTGCTTTCGAGAGAACTTTCGTCACTAGTTCACGATTTGATGATTTCATCAACGGAGATCATAAAAGTATTTCGAAAGAAGAACAAGAAGGTTTCAAAAGTTTTCTTGCGGCAGGTTGTACTTCTTGCCATTCAGGGAATTTGCTCGGCGGGAATTCTTATCGAAAAATCGGACAAGTCAATGAATATAAAACAAGTGACCTTGGTCTTTATAATGTAACGAAAAAAGCAGAAGATAAGTTTTTCTTTAAAGTGCCAAGTCTTCGAAACATCGCATTGACTGGCCCATACTTTCATGATGGTCAAGTAACATCACTAGATGATGCGGTTCAAAAAATGGCTTTTCATCAGCTCGGAATGAACCTTTCTGGTGAAGAAACCAAAAAGATTGTCCTTTTCCTTGGAACTTTATCTGATAAGACGCGCGTTGACTAATTTACCAATTTCAGGTTAATGTATCTGCATTAATTTAGAATAACCTTGGATCCCTGATATCATTTCTAGGGATCCAAGTAGCCATTTTTCCAGTGCTCGGTGTCTGAGTGCGATCGGTATTGGCTTTAAATAATCCTTAAAAGCTTTAGAACCTAATATCCGTAATATGGACACCATTTGTCCTGAGACCACTCTTAAAATTGGATTAAATTCAGTATTTCCAGATTCCAGTTGCAACGCGTCCGCTAATCTGATTTCGTAGTGTTCCCAAAGGAGCAAATACCTTTGTTCCAGCTCTGGGCTGTCCATCCAAGGGTGAAAGCCGGGGAGTGATTCTATTAATTCTTCTGGATCGATTGATTGGATTAATTTCCAAAGGAAATGTTTGAAGGCATCGAAAATCGAATCTTCATTTCTTTTGCCAAGTAGAGATTGGATCAGCTCATCGCAAAATAGGATTTCGTCTTGGAAAGCAAGGTCCTCCTTGGAACGAAAGTAGGTAAAAAGCGTTTTCACGGAAATATCTGCATAATCCGCAATCTCAGAAACCGTCACGGCAGAATATCCCTTTTCCCGAAAAAGTTGTTTCGCTGCCTGTAAAACGGCAGACTGGATGGCATATTTCTTTCGTTCTCTTAGTGGCATTCTCATGATCATTGTTTCCATAGGGGTTTTGCTTTCTTGTCTTTGGTTCCTTGCGGGATTTCATTTCTGAAAATCGATCTAAAATAATCAGATTTGAGTTAGTAAATTTGGAAATTGAGTTAATTTCGAAAGTCACTTACTAAATAAAGTGACTTTATTTTTACATTCGCTTACTTTAGTAAGTGACTATAAAAAGTAAGTCACTTACTTTTTATAGTCACACATTTAATCTCTTCAAGATAAAAATATACTTTCCGAGTCAGAATTCGGAAAATAATTGGAATATGTCCCAAAAGTTTCGAGACCAACTCCTTGTGTGGATGAAATCGCACGTTTATCGCTATTCTGAGACTCCCTTCCGGCTAGCCAGTGGCTTAGAATCCCACCACTACTTCAATTGTAAGGAAGTCACTCTCCATCCCGAGCGACTTACCATTTTGGCTGAGTGTTTTGTGGAGGAAATCATTCCTAAACTGGGTATCGAATTCCAAGCAGTGGGTGGCTTGACTCTTGGTGCCGACCCATTGGCATATTCCATTGCTTTGTCCTACCAAAAGAGAGGGAAACTCGTTTACCCGCTTGTTGTTAGGAAAGAGGCAAAAGGTCATGGCACAGGCCAACAAATCGAAGGATTTTGGAAGGAAGTAAAATCTTGTTTAGTGGTGGATGACGTAATTACTACTGGTGGATCGACGCTGAAAGCAGTCCAAGTTTTGAGAGAAGTTGGAATTTCTGTGACTAAGGGAATCTGCATTTTGAATCGAGAAGAGGGTGGTGCTGAAAACTTAGAAAATGCAGGGATTCAAATGGAATCAATCTTTCGCAAAAGTGAGTTTTTTTAATGAGCACGCAGAAAACATTTCATTATAACGTAGATTTATTCAGGAACAAATTATTAAAAAGGACATGGATCGTAATCTCACTGTTTGTTGTTTTTGTTTCTTATAATAGTTTACAAGTGCCGCAAGAAGGCAGAATTCAATTTTTTACAATTTTTCTTCCTTTGTTAGCATTGTTTTTCTGGTTTTTGAGGAAAAACTATTTAAAACAAATAGAAATTTTGTCTTCGGGAAAAGTTGAGATCGAAGGTGGTTCGCTCAAACAATTTGATGCTAATGGAAATTGTGCAACGATTCGTATTAAAGATTTAGAACAGATCACAACTGATAAATTTCGTGGTTACGATCGTATTGTTTTGGAAACAAAGGAAAAGATACACCCTATTGTGAATATTTCCTTACAAGATGAATTGGTTTCAGTTTTGGAAAGAGAATCAGGTGTTAAAAGAATTGTTGATTTAACAGAGGATAGGTTGTGGAATTTAAAAACACCATTATATTTTTTACCAAGTGTTTTTGCTTTAATAGCCATTTATATTCCGGTGATCAAGGGAAAATTCCTAATTCTTTCTCCTGAATTTTTAGGATTATTTTTTAATGTAAATTTAATCATTTACCTACTTTATCTGCCAGAAAAACAAAATCATACCATCAGTCAGTTTTCATTGAAAAGAAGATTGATTTTTATTAGTTTGGTGGTGTTTTTCTTTCAAGTATACATTCAACTAGATAAATCTGGTTGGTTTAAAAGCTAAAATTTAATAGTTCTCTTGTTTTGAAGTAACATTTTGCCTGAGCATATTGAGTTTTGCTTGGGCATATCTTCTCAGTTCAATCATTTCAGTTGAATACCTTTTTAACAAGTTGTCTTGTTCCAGTCGGTTTTCCATCAATTGAAGAGTATCTCGGACGTATTTAATGTCTTTTTCCTCTTTTAGTTTTCCAGATTGAATTAGTTTTTTGACTATGTCGAACTCGTATTTTCTAAAATGAACTCGTAGTAAAAATTCAGTAGAAAAATTTTCTTTGGCTTTAACCCAGTTCTGGTCGATTTTTTCTTTTGGGCCTTGATCTTTGAGTTGGTCAACTGCGCGTTTTGTGGGATCAAAGTCTTTAGTCGATGATGCGTTTGTTAATTCATCTGCACTATTAATTTCATCTTTAAAGATTTCTTGAAGTTTGGTTCTGCGCCACTGGTCGGTATATTCGTAACTTTGAGCCGTAAGCATTCTTTGAAATTCTTCAAGCATCACAGAAACATTGATGGATCGGCCTAATGGAGTGTTGTTGAATTCTTTGATTTTGGGGAATAGTTCTCTCGTGATTTGAAACGCAGATTTTCTTTTATAATTACTTGCTTCGTAGAGTTTTTCTAAAGAATCTTCTGAATGTTTTTTGAGTTCATTTAAAATGAACGGTTCTGCAAAAACATAGGCATCTTCTCCATAAACAAATAAGTTGGGGTCAGGTGCAACGACTGATACTATAAAAATGTAATGACTATCTCTTAGTGCCGTAAGTAATTTTCTGAGATCTTCTTCGGTTCGAGATAATTGAGAAGACCAAATTCGTAGATGTGTATCAGATGTTGGGATTTTTTCTCTTGATTCGATGTTCTCTTTTCGAATCAAGTCTGCGAGTTCCAAACAAACTTTGATACTTCCGGCCATGAATAGAAGTTATCTGTAGTGCTTTTCCGGTAAAGAATTATTCATACTTCAATTCTTTGGAAATTTTCATTCGTTGTAGAAAATAAAATGGTATGAGACAAATGAGAAATGTGATGAGGGGGATTAATATCGGGAGTTTTACTACAAAGTGGAAAGGGTATTGAAAATGGAGTATCCAACCAAAGGCATTTCGATTGATTCCAAAAATAACTAAAGGGGAGAGGATGGCGCTATTTAGAATTCCAGAAAAAATACCCAACGTTACCAAAAACAATGCTTGGGAGTAAACCAATTGAAACGTTTGGAATGAATCCATCCCGATTGCTCTTAAGCCAGCAATCAATTGGGATTTTTCTTTTATGAAGTAGACGAGAGATGTGGAAAGGGCGAGGATCGAAATGATCAAGGCAGAAATCTTTAAAGTATCTAATATGGAAAATACTTGGTTCATTCCTTTTAGATAGATTTTTTTTAATTCGGTCAGGTTTATATATTTTAAATCATTTTCTTCGGCGATTTTTTGAAGAGATTCTGTTATTTCTTTTTCTGTAATGTTTTTGTTTTTAAAAATTCGGATGGAACTTAAAAACCTAACATTGAAGTTTTTTCGAAAAAAAGAATAATCCATCATTATGGTTCCTCTTTCTGAAAAAAAATGTTCTCTTTCATCCTGAATTCTGATTTTTACTTGAGAATTAAGATCTGTGTTGATCGTTATGATCTCTCCTTTGCAAATTTGGTCCAAAAAACATAAGTTTTTTGATGCAATTAATTGATTTTTGTCATAGGGTTTGTTTAGGTTTAATACGTGTAAGGTGTAGTATCTTCCGTTGACTATAAATTTGGAATCAACATAGAAAGGTTCGGCAGTAAAAAGATTTTGGTTCTTTGTCATGGATTCAAAAAGTTCGGCCGGAACACCGGGTTCACCGGTATTTAACTTTTTTTCATTGATTAGGGAATAGTCTGACTTGTTTTCTTCGTTTACCCACTGAACAAGAGATTTTTCGTAACTATCAGTTAAACTCGTCAAAGTAAGGACGAGAGAAGTGGAAAGCATAATTGTGGATGCAGTGAGTCCAAATTTCCAAGGCTCTTTTTCTATCTCTTTTAAACCAATTTTGATACTAGGTGAAAATTGAAAATTTGAGATCAATTTCTCCAAAACTTTCACGAAAAAAGGAATGGTTAGGAAGATGAATAAAACGAAGCCAATGATAACGAATCCAATTCCTATCATACCGGGAACCATTTGTTTTGCAAGTTTGAGAAGGCCTAAAGTGGCTCCGATGGTAATGGATAAAATAGAGAGATAAAATAGTTTTGTTTCTGTTAGTCCAAATACAAAGTTTTTCTTTTGCGGCTCTCTTTCGCGTATTAAATCAATGGGAAGTATTTGTAGAGTTTTATATGAATTGTAAATGGATGCGAGTATCGATCCTAAAATGGAAATACCAAAACCTGTCATAATGATAGAAAAAGGAATGTTTCTGTAGGTTTGTAACTGATTGGAATCGGTAATGGTATTTGCTGTGGTCAGTAAGTTCGTATTGGCAATGAGAATTCCCAAAAAGATTCCTATCAGTCCACCGAAGAACCCAATTACACTTGCTTGCGTTAAGAATAAAATAAAATTATTGGTTCTACTGGATCCAATGGATAACAAAATCCCAAATTCATTTTTTCGTGAAAGATACAGTCCCGTAAACATATTCGAAACCATAAAAAAAGAAATCAAAACAGAAACTAGGGAGACAATCATTAGGTTGATTTTGAGAGAACTCAAAGCAAGTCCTGATCGTTCGATTAGCTCTTCTTTTGATTCATAAATCCATTCGTTTGATTTTGTTATTTCTATGGAAGTGTTGGTATTTCCCTCCCCGTCTTTTGTTAACCATATTGAAGTTATGTGATTGTTCTTGTTGCAAATAGACTGAAGCCTTGCAATGTCCATAACCAAAAAAAGGCCATCTTGAGGAAGGATATAGGATTCTTCCATATCAAGTTTAATCTTATTTTCACAAAGAGAAATGGAACTCACTCCGCTTTGTGTTTGGATTTTGTCGGCTAGGGCCTGGCTGATCAGAAATTTCGGAATGACTTTTCTATTCTTTTCTATTTTTTGATTTGTTCCTGAGAGAAGGAGGTCACTTCCTATAATAGGGAAACTAAAGATTTTATCTTTAGAAAGGTTTAGAGTTCCCTTTGTTTGTAGTTCTGGTTCTAGATTGATACCTTCTGGTAAACTAGGCACAAGTATTTTTATAAAATGGTCAGGAGCTCCCCTGTTTTGATCGTTTGCGACATACCTACCGATAAAATTTTCTGAAGAATAACCGATCATTTGGTCGATTACTGTTTGTTCAGCTCGCCAAGCATTAATTTGTGTGCTAACAAAAAGTGCAATGCCTAGACTAATTCCAAACATTGATAATCCAATTCGAGAGATATGATCTTTAAAGTATCCGAATATGAAGTAGTAGTAGTAGATGTTTTTCATTTTGTTTGGATTTTCCCATCTAACAAATGAAGATTGATATCACCTGATTGTCCAATTTGTTCATTATGGGTTACGAGAAATACTGTTATGTTTAACTCTTTAACACATGTTTCGAATAATCTCATAATCTTTTCAGAAGATACGGAATCGAGGTTTCCCGTTGGCTCATCCGCCAGTAAGAGTTTTGGTTGGTGGACAATTGCTCTCGCAATCGAAACTCTTTGATTTTCTCCACCAGACATTTCTTTCGGAGAAAAGTTCTGTCTATGGCTTAGTCCCACTAAGGAAAGTGCATCCATTGCTTTCTTTTTCGCAATGGCTTTTGGGGTTCCAGATAAATAAAGAGGTAACGTTACATTTTCTAGTGCAGATAAATAAGGAAATAAATGGAAAAACTGGAAAACGATTCCAATGGTTTTTCGTCTATAGATTGTAAGTTCCTTCTCGGTGGCCTCTGACAACTGGTTTCCAAATACTTCTATCGTGCCTGAATCGGCGGATTCGATCGCAGAAAGAATGTTGAGTAAGGTTGACTTCCCACTTCCAGATGGGCCCATAAGGGTAACTAGTTTTTTTTCGGTAATCTCCAGGGAAATGTCATTCAAAACAGGAAAGATCAGGTCACCTTGTTCAAAGGTTTTGTTGATATGTTCCATTTTTACGGCAAATTTTAAGAATGATTCTTTTTTTTGATCGTCCACTAAAAATAACTTCCCATATATAAGACCATAGAGAATATCAAGAATGAGGTTTCACTGATTGTTAGCACGTATATTTTTCATCCTGCTCATGTCAGTTTTACTCATTGGGAAATCCCAGTCCTGGGTATCCATTGCGGAGTTTACCGAGTCTGGAGAGATATTCTCCTGCGAGAAAAACTTCGAAGAACCTCCAGGGGAAGAAGAGAGTTTTTTTCATTTTCCTTCTTTACCCGTTTATATTTCCATCACTCACACTTTTTTTTCACCACTTTCAAAAGATCGTTCTCCTAATTTTATTTCCTTCAAATTTCCAGACCGTCGCGGTCCTCCTCTATTTACATAACTTATATTTTTCTCTAAAAATTTAATTTTTGAGGTAGTTATGTTAGAAGATGAAAGAATTTCAATCTTCCGATCGATCTTAGTTGGTATATCTGCGTTATTGCCGTTAGTTATATTCTTAAGTTCTAATTATGATATTTTATCAGTTGATTTCCCAATTTTGGTTGGGCTTGTCATTCAAGCTTATATTGGGTTTTCTTCTTTTATGTTGGTTCAGTCTTACGAGCCAAAAGAAAAAAATAAAGTTACCGTAGGGTATGTGATATTTTGGTCTGCCTTAGGTGTTTGTTATTTGTCTGGCAAATCTTTAATTCTTCCTATCGCATTGGAAGTAACTTCCTTTTCGACCATTCTGATTTATTCAGGAACTGAGTTTGGGAAAAAACAAATTGAAAGTCTAGGTTCTCTTTTACTCGCATCCGGTATTTCTGCCTTGTTTTTGTCGGCTTGGGTGATGTTGCCAGATGGGGACAATGTGGGAATCATACTTCTTCTCATTGGTCTTTTGATTAAATCTGGATTTTCTGGATTTCATTTATGGATACCAAAAGTCAATGAAGGTGGACCTTCACATGCTCTTGGTTCTTTTGCGGGAGTTCTTGAAGTATTTCCACTTTTACTTTTTTACCGTTATGTTTTACCAAATCAATTAGATCCTATCATTTATCAGATATTATTTCCATTGGCTGCCCTTGGGATATTTTTTGGAGGAATTACGAGTTTCTTCCATAAAGATCCCAAAATCTCTTTGGCTTATAGTTCTGTTGAATCAATCAACTTTCTTTGGTTATGTTTGATCATTGCTGGAATGTTTCAGTTCTCTGTTGATTCGGATCTTATGAGCCTAAGTAATTCCTTTAGAATTCTTTTTTTCTTAAGTTTGTTTCATCATTGTTTTTCAAAGACCTTCCAATTATTTTCCATTGGTATGGTGGCAAGATTAAAAAATTCAAGTTCTAGTGATGAATTAAAAGGAATCGGTAGGTTGCTTGGAATCTCTCCATTGTTAGTTGGGGCTGGAACTTTTAGTTATGCAGTTCTTCCTGGCACTTTGGGATTTGTTTCCGAGGCAACATACTTTTATCTGAATGCTCGGATTTTGGATCTACCGATTGGACGTTCTGTATTCCTTTTGCCATCAATGATCTTTATTTTCTTTGGGATTGTTCTTGGTGGGTTTACACATATAAAATTGTTTATGAGTTTATTTTTGTCAACTCCGGCAAAAGAAATTAATATTCAGCCTTTTGGTCCGAAACAGAGGCGATGGGTAGTAATATCTTTATTTAGTTTAGCAATGGTGATTTTTATTTTTCCATTGGTTTTACCTTATTTTGTAAGATTGCCAATGTTAAGTCCTTTTGTAGACAATATGTTAGCCGATTGGTTTTGGACGGTTTCTCTCGTATCTTATATCACAATAGGATCTGTTTTTATTTTTCGTGTTTATGATCGTTACCAATTGAAACGATACGGAGAACCAAAAAAGAAAAATTGGGATTGTGGGGGTGGATACAGTGGTCATGAACTTTCCATACCAACATCTGTATTTTCCGAGCCACTAAGAAACTCGCTTGGTCGTTATTTTTTAAATAAACTAGGGGAATCAAAAATAGATACTTTCTTAATCAAAACAATTACTTTGGTTTTTCGTTTTGGAACAAAGTTTATGTCAGCAACTAACCATCCCAAAGATGAGGATGTAAGTCGGTATTTGGCGATTTCTTCAATGTTTTTGATTTTTATCTTTTCTCTTTTGATTTTAGGCGATTTCGGAGGATTATAGATGGAATCAGTTCTTTATTATGTTTATTTAATTACTTTGTTTGTAACTCTTCCTTTTCTACTAACGGGTATTATTCGAAAAGTTAGAGCCTATGCACAAGGAAGGCGTGGTCCAAAGTTGCTCCAGTTTTTCTGGGAGGTTGATAAATCCTTAAGGAAAACTCCTATTTCACATACCAATTTGTCTGATTTCACTCATTTGGCACCTCGAGTTGCAGTTTTTTCTGCTCTGATGATTTGGAGTGTTGTGGTTTTCGAATGGGCTCCTTTTATTTTGATCCCCTTTTTTCTGGCACTCTACCGATTTGCTTACGTTAGTTTTGCTATGGAAGGGGCTTCTTCGTTTGGAGGAATGGCTTCTGGTCGCGAGATTTTACTTTCGGTGATGGCGGAACCGACTTTTATATTGATGATTCTGGCGGCTCAGTCACATATCGAAATTTCGGTGAGTCCACAAGGCGCTCTCATTGGATTACTTTTTCTATCTTTGTCTTTCATTGCTATCTTAGCTGAACTCGCAAAACCACCGTTCGATGATCCTAGAACACATTTAGAGTTAACGATGGTCCACGAGGCGATGATTTTGGAAGCCTCCGGAAAACAGTTGGGTGCGTTTGATTTGGCAAGTTCCATCAAACTATCTACCTTACTTGTTTTTTTAGTTAAGTTGGCATTAGAACATTCAAAATTATTTCAAGATGAAGTTTTGGATAGTTTCTCTAGAGAGTTGATGGTGGCACCTATGGTGATTCTCCTTGCGATCATTCTTGGATTTTGGGAATCGAATAGTGTTAGAAGGAAATGGACCTGGATCCCTGAATTTATGGGACTTACTTTCATTGCAATTTTGATACTGGGAACTTTGGTTAAGTTGTCTTAAGGGTTATTATGGCATACGATTTTATTTACTTATTATTGTTACTTACCGGTGTTGTGGTTTTGGTTGAAAACCGGTTGAGTCGGATCATCTTTTTCCTAAGTGCACAAGGATTCCTTTTGGTTTTCCCTGTTTTGCAAACTCATAAGGAAGATTGGAAACATGCAATTTCATTGATTGTTATGGTTGTTTTGTTTAAGGGGATTCTTACTCCCTGGGTCTTAAATTGGACAGCAAATAAATCTAAAATGAATGAAAGCACAGCACCGCGGTTTGGGTATTTAGCAACACTTTTGTTTATGGTACTCGGGCTTGTCCTTGCTGTAAAAATTACAGAAGGAGTCTCTGTTCTTTCCATTCCTGTTCATAAAATCGGACTTATCTATGTGATATTGTTAGTTTATGTAGGTGTGCTTTGTTTTGTTGTTAGGCGAAACTGGCTTGCTCTCATTGCCGGGTTTTGTGTTTTTGAAAATGGAATTTTTGTTCTTACTATGGTGTTGGATAAAGGACTTCCCGTTGGACTTGAGTTTGGATCCTTTCTTGATGCAATCCTAGTCATTGTTTCGGGAGGAATTTTGCAACTCTCTCCTCATATGCACACAAAGGAGAGAAAACTATGATGAAAGAATTATTTTACCTTTCTGGTGTACTAGCTTTTTTGGTGATATTTTTTGTTTCGATCTTTGCACCGACTAAGGGACAAACTCGAATTTGGTTATGGAGTCTTTTGAAGATTGGATTCTTTTGTTCTTTATTTTACTCCTGGTTTACCGACAATATCGTGCTGAAGTGGATTTTAATAGAGGCCTCCACTTTATTTGGTGCTTTATTAATTTCTTCAAGTGGGACAGAACGTTCATTTCATGTGGGTTGGAAGTTTCTATTAATCAATTCCTATGCGCTTGGTCTTGCCTTTTTAGGGATAGTGATTTTGTTATTTGCTTCGACTCCGTTGGAGAACTTGGATTTTGAAACCTTAAAGCAAGGGTTAGTTGGTCAAAGTGGTCTTTTGATCGAAACAGGTATTCTACTTACCGTTTATGGTTATAGTGGAAAACTTGGGCTTGTTCCCAACCATTTTTGGGTGGGTGATACATATGCAGAGAGTCCAAGTCAAATCTCTTCTTTGATAGCTTCTTTTGTGCCAGTGAGTGTGGTGCTTGCGATTCGGCCACTCATTCAGTTGGAACGTGAAATTAATCCTCATATGATCAATGCGGCAAATGGAATCCTATTTATAGGAATATTAACTATTTTGTATTCAACTTTGATTTTGTTTTCGCGTGAGGACATTCGAAGGATATCTGCAAAGGTTGCACTCTTTCATACAGGTATGTTGACTTTGTTTCTGTGGTTAGATGTATCGGATGAGGTATTTTACTTTTTATTATCTACAACAGTTTTAGTAAAGCTACTTGTATTTATCTCGATGGGAATTTTGCGGATGGATGCCGGGAAAAGAAACATTTCCCAAATTCTGGAAACATCTTCACTCAGTCATAAAGCATTGTATATGTATCTATTGGCTTTGTTAGTTGCTTTTGTGTTTCCTTTATCGCCAGTTTTTGTTTTGGATTTAAAGGTCATCGAAATAGCGATTAGACAAAAGATGTTTTTTTTATTCCTTTTTCCGATTGTCGGTGCTGTTTTCTTTTTTATTGCCCTGAACAAAGTTTTACCTTTAGTTCGTTTGCCCAATCGGAATTTTGAATCAAGTGTTTATGGGATACTTCAAACTCGGTTGGTATTCTTTTGGTTTAGCTTTTTATTCACCGTATGCGTTGGTACTTACGGTTTAACTTATCTTATGGCAGAATATATATGGAAAAGATAACAGGGATTACTAGTTTTGATGGTGTTTATCACCAGTTTGTCATCCGAGACCATAAAGTGGTTCGGGAAGAAGTTGTTTCTAAAAAGAGTAATATCGATTTTTTGTTAGATCCTCAGTATCCGGTTTGGTTGGTTCGTCATGCATTTGGGCAAGACATGGGGGTTGAGGATTATTCGGATTTAAAAGAAGAAGATTATCTATCAGATAATCGTGGCAAAAAT is a genomic window of Leptospira brenneri containing:
- a CDS encoding cytochrome-c peroxidase produces the protein MLKQIFTPFLLSILLVSFANCEPSPETKDLQAKAKQIIGALPSKMPGSENDTQELISLGKKLYFEKKLSLNETQSCNSCHNVEGKAAGVDNLPTSPGAFGKNGDRNSPTVLNAGFHFVQFWDGRAADLKAQAKGPILNPVEMAMPSEAEVLKRINADADYPALFAKAFPNDKTPVTYENLAGAIAAFERTFVTSSRFDDFINGDHKSISKEEQEGFKSFLAAGCTSCHSGNLLGGNSYRKIGQVNEYKTSDLGLYNVTKKAEDKFFFKVPSLRNIALTGPYFHDGQVTSLDDAVQKMAFHQLGMNLSGEETKKIVLFLGTLSDKTRVD
- a CDS encoding TetR/AcrR family transcriptional regulator, with product METMIMRMPLRERKKYAIQSAVLQAAKQLFREKGYSAVTVSEIADYADISVKTLFTYFRSKEDLAFQDEILFCDELIQSLLGKRNEDSIFDAFKHFLWKLIQSIDPEELIESLPGFHPWMDSPELEQRYLLLWEHYEIRLADALQLESGNTEFNPILRVVSGQMVSILRILGSKAFKDYLKPIPIALRHRALEKWLLGSLEMISGIQGYSKLMQIH
- the pyrE gene encoding orotate phosphoribosyltransferase, producing the protein MSQKFRDQLLVWMKSHVYRYSETPFRLASGLESHHYFNCKEVTLHPERLTILAECFVEEIIPKLGIEFQAVGGLTLGADPLAYSIALSYQKRGKLVYPLVVRKEAKGHGTGQQIEGFWKEVKSCLVVDDVITTGGSTLKAVQVLREVGISVTKGICILNREEGGAENLENAGIQMESIFRKSEFF
- a CDS encoding ABC transporter permease; this encodes MKNIYYYYFIFGYFKDHISRIGLSMFGISLGIALFVSTQINAWRAEQTVIDQMIGYSSENFIGRYVANDQNRGAPDHFIKILVPSLPEGINLEPELQTKGTLNLSKDKIFSFPIIGSDLLLSGTNQKIEKNRKVIPKFLISQALADKIQTQSGVSSISLCENKIKLDMEESYILPQDGLFLVMDIARLQSICNKNNHITSIWLTKDGEGNTNTSIEITKSNEWIYESKEELIERSGLALSSLKINLMIVSLVSVLISFFMVSNMFTGLYLSRKNEFGILLSIGSSRTNNFILFLTQASVIGFFGGLIGIFLGILIANTNLLTTANTITDSNQLQTYRNIPFSIIMTGFGISILGSILASIYNSYKTLQILPIDLIREREPQKKNFVFGLTETKLFYLSILSITIGATLGLLKLAKQMVPGMIGIGFVIIGFVLFIFLTIPFFVKVLEKLISNFQFSPSIKIGLKEIEKEPWKFGLTASTIMLSTSLVLTLTSLTDSYEKSLVQWVNEENKSDYSLINEKKLNTGEPGVPAELFESMTKNQNLFTAEPFYVDSKFIVNGRYYTLHVLNLNKPYDKNQLIASKNLCFLDQICKGEIITINTDLNSQVKIRIQDEREHFFSERGTIMMDYSFFRKNFNVRFLSSIRIFKNKNITEKEITESLQKIAEENDLKYINLTELKKIYLKGMNQVFSILDTLKISALIISILALSTSLVYFIKEKSQLIAGLRAIGMDSFQTFQLVYSQALFLVTLGIFSGILNSAILSPLVIFGINRNAFGWILHFQYPFHFVVKLPILIPLITFLICLIPFYFLQRMKISKELKYE
- a CDS encoding ABC transporter ATP-binding protein — its product is MDDQKKESFLKFAVKMEHINKTFEQGDLIFPVLNDISLEITEKKLVTLMGPSGSGKSTLLNILSAIESADSGTIEVFGNQLSEATEKELTIYRRKTIGIVFQFFHLFPYLSALENVTLPLYLSGTPKAIAKKKAMDALSLVGLSHRQNFSPKEMSGGENQRVSIARAIVHQPKLLLADEPTGNLDSVSSEKIMRLFETCVKELNITVFLVTHNEQIGQSGDINLHLLDGKIQTK
- a CDS encoding proton-conducting transporter membrane subunit yields the protein MLEDERISIFRSILVGISALLPLVIFLSSNYDILSVDFPILVGLVIQAYIGFSSFMLVQSYEPKEKNKVTVGYVIFWSALGVCYLSGKSLILPIALEVTSFSTILIYSGTEFGKKQIESLGSLLLASGISALFLSAWVMLPDGDNVGIILLLIGLLIKSGFSGFHLWIPKVNEGGPSHALGSFAGVLEVFPLLLFYRYVLPNQLDPIIYQILFPLAALGIFFGGITSFFHKDPKISLAYSSVESINFLWLCLIIAGMFQFSVDSDLMSLSNSFRILFFLSLFHHCFSKTFQLFSIGMVARLKNSSSSDELKGIGRLLGISPLLVGAGTFSYAVLPGTLGFVSEATYFYLNARILDLPIGRSVFLLPSMIFIFFGIVLGGFTHIKLFMSLFLSTPAKEINIQPFGPKQRRWVVISLFSLAMVIFIFPLVLPYFVRLPMLSPFVDNMLADWFWTVSLVSYITIGSVFIFRVYDRYQLKRYGEPKKKNWDCGGGYSGHELSIPTSVFSEPLRNSLGRYFLNKLGESKIDTFLIKTITLVFRFGTKFMSATNHPKDEDVSRYLAISSMFLIFIFSLLILGDFGGL
- a CDS encoding NADH-quinone oxidoreductase subunit H, with translation MESVLYYVYLITLFVTLPFLLTGIIRKVRAYAQGRRGPKLLQFFWEVDKSLRKTPISHTNLSDFTHLAPRVAVFSALMIWSVVVFEWAPFILIPFFLALYRFAYVSFAMEGASSFGGMASGREILLSVMAEPTFILMILAAQSHIEISVSPQGALIGLLFLSLSFIAILAELAKPPFDDPRTHLELTMVHEAMILEASGKQLGAFDLASSIKLSTLLVFLVKLALEHSKLFQDEVLDSFSRELMVAPMVILLAIILGFWESNSVRRKWTWIPEFMGLTFIAILILGTLVKLS
- a CDS encoding formate hydrogenase — translated: MAYDFIYLLLLLTGVVVLVENRLSRIIFFLSAQGFLLVFPVLQTHKEDWKHAISLIVMVVLFKGILTPWVLNWTANKSKMNESTAPRFGYLATLLFMVLGLVLAVKITEGVSVLSIPVHKIGLIYVILLVYVGVLCFVVRRNWLALIAGFCVFENGIFVLTMVLDKGLPVGLEFGSFLDAILVIVSGGILQLSPHMHTKERKL